A genomic stretch from Paenibacillus thermoaerophilus includes:
- the cas7c gene encoding type I-C CRISPR-associated protein Cas7/Csd2 encodes MSILEQQLTEQQQNQSVLAKRVEFSLFFEVTNGNPNGDPDAGNMPRIDPETGYGIVTDVCLKRKVRNYIELTRAGQERFHIYVTEGGVLNEQHRKAYRAIRPNEADSKELKPKNAEEAARLTAWMCDNFYDIRTFGAVMATKVNTGQVRGPVQFTFARSIDPIFSQEVTITRQAVTQEGADKDREMGRKHVIPYALYRMDGYISAYLAEKTGFSEEDYLILQEALLNMFEHDHSASRGQMAVRKLFLFEHSSKLGNAPSHRLFDLVKVKKKTEGPVRSIHDYAFIVDHEQVPNEVRLVAHE; translated from the coding sequence ATGTCGATTCTGGAACAACAATTGACCGAGCAACAGCAAAACCAATCCGTCCTTGCAAAACGCGTCGAATTCTCCCTGTTCTTCGAAGTGACGAACGGCAATCCGAATGGTGACCCGGACGCGGGCAATATGCCCCGAATCGATCCGGAGACCGGATACGGCATCGTGACCGACGTCTGCCTGAAGCGCAAAGTCCGCAACTATATCGAATTGACGCGCGCCGGGCAAGAGCGTTTTCATATCTACGTCACGGAAGGCGGCGTTCTGAACGAGCAGCACCGTAAAGCTTATCGGGCTATACGCCCCAACGAGGCCGACAGCAAAGAATTAAAACCGAAAAATGCCGAAGAAGCCGCTCGTCTGACCGCCTGGATGTGCGATAACTTCTACGATATTCGAACGTTCGGCGCCGTCATGGCAACCAAGGTCAACACCGGTCAGGTGCGGGGGCCCGTTCAATTCACTTTTGCCAGAAGCATCGATCCGATCTTCTCCCAGGAGGTTACGATTACCCGCCAAGCCGTCACCCAGGAAGGCGCGGACAAGGATCGCGAGATGGGACGCAAGCATGTCATTCCGTATGCCCTGTATCGGATGGATGGCTATATCTCCGCGTATTTGGCGGAGAAAACCGGCTTCTCCGAAGAAGACTACCTCATCCTGCAGGAAGCGCTGCTGAATATGTTCGAACACGATCATTCCGCTTCCCGCGGGCAGATGGCCGTACGCAAGCTGTTCTTGTTCGAGCATTCGTCCAAGCTGGGGAACGCTCCCTCCCATCGATTGTTCGATTTAGTGAAGGTGAAGAAAAAGACGGAAGGACCGGTTCGCTCAATCCACGACTATGCGTTTATCGTCGACCATGAGCAAGTTCCGAATGAAGTTCGGTTGGTCGCCCATGAATGA
- the cas1c gene encoding type I-C CRISPR-associated endonuclease Cas1c, translating into MRKLLNTLYITAPDSYLARDGENVVVRKEDQIAFRIPIHNLESIIMFGYAGASPSFMHLCMERGVSVSFLQENGKYLGSVVGNVKGNVLLRRRQYRMADGPEAVTLASRFVFAKIANSRTVLRRALRDHEESIMSENVVRSSDFLKRYMRRVLASATLDDVRGVEGDAARRYFSSFNELILTDKEHFCMRGRNRRPPLDRVNAMLSFLYALLRTDVQSALETVGLDPAVGFLHRDRPGRQSLALDLMEELRGYMVDRLVLSLINRKQINPKDFLFKENGAVLLKPDLKKELIASWQKRKHEEIRHPFLKEKIALGLLPYAQALLLARYIRGDLDDYPPFLWK; encoded by the coding sequence ATACGCAAATTGTTGAACACGCTGTACATCACCGCCCCCGACAGCTATCTGGCCCGGGATGGCGAAAACGTTGTCGTCCGCAAAGAGGACCAGATTGCGTTTCGCATTCCCATTCATAATTTGGAGAGCATCATCATGTTCGGTTACGCCGGCGCCAGTCCTTCTTTTATGCACTTATGCATGGAGCGAGGAGTGTCGGTTTCCTTCTTGCAGGAAAATGGAAAATACCTGGGCAGCGTTGTTGGAAACGTCAAAGGCAACGTCCTCCTGCGCCGGAGACAGTATCGGATGGCCGACGGACCCGAAGCCGTTACGCTTGCCAGCCGGTTCGTATTCGCCAAAATAGCCAATTCGCGGACGGTGCTCAGGCGCGCTCTGCGGGATCACGAAGAGTCGATCATGTCCGAGAATGTCGTTCGGAGCAGCGATTTTCTAAAGCGGTATATGAGGCGCGTGCTTGCAAGCGCAACTCTCGACGATGTGCGAGGAGTCGAAGGAGATGCGGCTCGACGGTACTTCTCCTCGTTTAATGAACTCATCTTGACCGACAAAGAGCATTTTTGCATGCGCGGCCGAAATCGCCGGCCTCCGCTCGATCGTGTAAATGCCATGCTTTCCTTCCTCTACGCCCTTCTGCGTACGGATGTTCAATCCGCACTGGAAACGGTCGGACTGGACCCGGCCGTCGGATTTCTCCACCGCGACCGGCCAGGCCGCCAGAGCTTGGCGCTCGATCTGATGGAGGAATTAAGGGGCTACATGGTAGATCGGTTAGTTCTCTCGCTGATTAACCGCAAGCAGATCAACCCCAAGGATTTTCTGTTCAAGGAAAACGGGGCCGTGCTTTTGAAGCCGGATTTGAAGAAGGAACTCATCGCATCCTGGCAGAAGCGCAAACACGAGGAAATCCGCCACCCGTTCTTGAAGGAGAAAATAGCTTTGGGGCTTCTCCCCTATGCGCAGGCCTTGCTTCTTGCCCGATATATCAGAGGAGACCTTGATGATTATCCGCCATTCCTGTGGAAATAA
- the cas4 gene encoding CRISPR-associated protein Cas4 — MTMTENRHFAEDDLLLISGIQHYAFCPRQWGLIHIEQQWAENVLTFEGRQMHRRADDPYFSETRGDVLVSRAMPLVSYRLGLYGVADVVEFHAVIDPDEKNKVKLKGRRGWWIPYPVEYKRGNRKPDDCDEVQLCAQAMALEEMLNVRVEEGALFYGERERRVPVRFDSVLRERVHRLAEDMHRHFAGGRTAEAVYEPKCTRCSLEALCQPKSNSRSASRYLQNYLSDLSASSD; from the coding sequence ATGACCATGACTGAAAATCGTCATTTTGCCGAGGATGACTTGCTCCTGATCTCCGGAATTCAGCACTATGCTTTCTGTCCGCGACAATGGGGACTGATCCATATCGAGCAGCAATGGGCGGAAAACGTTCTTACCTTCGAGGGAAGGCAGATGCACCGACGCGCCGACGATCCTTATTTCAGCGAAACCCGAGGGGATGTGCTCGTATCTCGAGCCATGCCCCTTGTTTCGTATCGGCTCGGGTTATACGGCGTCGCCGATGTCGTGGAATTCCATGCCGTAATCGATCCCGATGAAAAGAACAAAGTCAAGCTGAAAGGCCGCAGGGGATGGTGGATTCCGTATCCGGTCGAATACAAACGCGGAAACCGCAAGCCTGACGATTGCGACGAAGTTCAACTGTGCGCGCAGGCCATGGCCCTCGAAGAGATGCTGAATGTGCGGGTTGAGGAAGGAGCGCTGTTCTACGGCGAACGGGAACGCCGGGTTCCGGTTCGTTTCGATTCCGTTCTGCGGGAACGTGTCCATCGGCTTGCCGAAGACATGCACCGGCATTTTGCCGGCGGCCGGACTGCCGAAGCCGTATATGAGCCGAAATGCACGAGATGTTCGCTAGAAGCGTTATGTCAGCCCAAATCGAATTCCCGGTCTGCCTCGCGTTATCTGCAAAATTATTTGTCGGATCTGTCGGCATCGTCCGATTAG
- the cas2 gene encoding CRISPR-associated endonuclease Cas2, whose amino-acid sequence MMVLITYDVETATAAGKRRLRQVAKHCLNYGQRVQNSVFECLVDPVQFKQLKATLEKTIDPSKDSLRYYMLGSNWKNRVEHVGAKETYDPEGLLFIE is encoded by the coding sequence ATGATGGTTCTCATTACGTACGATGTGGAAACCGCTACGGCTGCCGGTAAAAGAAGGCTTCGCCAAGTTGCCAAGCACTGCCTAAACTATGGACAGCGTGTGCAGAACTCGGTTTTTGAATGCTTGGTTGATCCCGTTCAGTTCAAACAGTTAAAAGCCACACTTGAAAAAACAATCGATCCCAGCAAAGACAGCCTCCGCTACTATATGTTGGGCAGCAATTGGAAAAATCGTGTGGAGCATGTCGGCGCTAAAGAAACTTATGACCCGGAAGGACTGCTGTTTATCGAGTAA